In Sulfurisphaera javensis, a single genomic region encodes these proteins:
- a CDS encoding HAD-IIA family hydrolase, whose product MLLDDYDLIISDVDGVLVREGEPIWSNLVAVKKIIENGKKVLLITNNSGFSRVLLSRQLNYLGLKIDPKDIITSGTAAAIYLKEKTNVKSVFVVGEEGLIEELKNFNFRVLNSNEVEEEVPDAVVIGLDRLSTYEKLSTAMRCIYKGSKFIVTNMDRLWPSKDGLKLGAGALASAIIYALQREPDFIAGKPNTWIVEIALKISGINKLEKAVIIGDQLETDIRMGINAGIDTILVLTGISTKKDLEKSNIKPKFVVNSLNEIVK is encoded by the coding sequence ATGTTATTAGATGATTACGATTTAATAATAAGTGATGTAGACGGCGTGCTTGTAAGAGAAGGAGAACCTATTTGGAGTAATCTAGTTGCAGTGAAAAAAATAATAGAAAATGGAAAAAAGGTATTATTAATAACTAATAATTCTGGCTTTAGTCGCGTACTTCTGTCTAGACAACTTAATTATTTGGGATTAAAAATAGATCCTAAAGATATTATTACAAGTGGCACAGCAGCTGCAATATATCTAAAGGAAAAGACAAATGTAAAATCAGTTTTCGTAGTGGGAGAAGAAGGATTAATTGAAGAACTAAAAAATTTTAATTTTAGGGTTCTAAATTCTAACGAAGTAGAAGAAGAAGTACCGGATGCAGTTGTAATAGGTTTAGATAGATTGAGTACTTATGAAAAACTTTCCACAGCTATGAGGTGTATTTATAAAGGGTCAAAATTTATAGTAACTAACATGGATAGACTATGGCCATCTAAAGATGGACTAAAATTAGGTGCTGGAGCTTTAGCATCGGCAATAATTTATGCCTTACAACGAGAGCCGGATTTTATAGCCGGAAAGCCGAACACTTGGATAGTAGAAATAGCATTAAAAATATCTGGTATAAATAAACTAGAAAAAGCTGTAATAATAGGGGATCAATTAGAGACTGATATAAGAATGGGTATTAATGCTGGCATTGATACGATTTTAGTCTTGACTGGAATTTCGACTAAAAAAGATCTAGAGAAAAGTAATATTAAACCAAAATTTGTTGTAAATTCTTTAAATGAAATTGTGAAATAA
- a CDS encoding succinate dehydrogenase flavoprotein subunit, with protein sequence MEKVSYDAVVVGAGLAGLMAAHEIASAGYNVAVISKVFPTRSHSAAAEGGIAAYIDGNSDPNDNPEYMAYDTIKGGDYLVDQDAAELLAYKSGEIVMLLERWGTLFNRQPDGRVAVRYFGGQTYPRTRFVGDKTGMALLHTVYEKTSGLGNVDFYFEWFTWELVRDDSRVRGVIAFDMRNMLPVFFKAKAVVMASGGMGMLYRHSTNSYINTGDGYAMALRAKVAIKDPEFVQFHPTALYPSDILISEAARGEGAILRNAKGERFMARYAPKKLDLAPRDIVSRAILTEVKEGRGFPGGYVGLDLTHLGEDYIKERLALAYEAAKSFAGIDATKEMIPVRPAQHYYMGGIDVDITGRNPDLIGLFAAGEAACVSVHGANRLGSNSLLETLVFGRETGRSVVEFLKNYTEPSSDIDNEAEKMANSAYDIVKSESGVHFGEILEKLRDVMWDYVGVFRDENGLKTALSEIIKLREDMKKMYVLDKSKVYNTEFYNALELKNMLDLALVIAHSALNRKESRGAHYRLDYPERDDQNWLKHTIAYLRGNTVEITYKPVKITKWKPEARVY encoded by the coding sequence GTGGAGAAAGTTTCATATGATGCAGTAGTTGTTGGAGCCGGATTAGCAGGTTTAATGGCTGCACATGAAATAGCTTCTGCTGGATATAATGTTGCTGTTATCTCAAAAGTTTTCCCAACTAGATCTCATTCAGCAGCTGCTGAAGGGGGTATAGCAGCCTATATTGATGGAAACTCAGATCCTAATGATAACCCAGAATATATGGCATATGATACTATAAAAGGAGGAGATTATTTAGTTGATCAAGATGCCGCGGAGCTTCTTGCCTACAAATCCGGAGAAATAGTAATGTTATTAGAGAGATGGGGTACATTATTTAACAGACAACCAGATGGGAGAGTTGCTGTAAGATATTTTGGCGGTCAGACTTATCCTAGAACAAGGTTTGTAGGAGATAAAACTGGGATGGCTTTACTTCACACTGTTTATGAGAAAACTTCCGGCTTAGGCAATGTAGATTTTTATTTTGAATGGTTTACCTGGGAATTAGTTAGGGATGATAGCAGAGTAAGAGGAGTAATAGCTTTTGACATGAGAAATATGTTACCAGTCTTTTTCAAAGCTAAGGCAGTAGTTATGGCCTCTGGCGGTATGGGAATGTTATATAGGCACTCTACTAATAGCTATATAAATACTGGTGATGGTTATGCAATGGCATTAAGAGCTAAAGTTGCAATCAAAGATCCAGAATTTGTTCAGTTTCATCCTACCGCTTTATATCCCTCAGATATTCTAATTAGTGAAGCAGCTAGAGGAGAAGGAGCTATATTAAGGAATGCAAAAGGAGAGAGATTCATGGCTAGGTACGCTCCTAAAAAATTAGATCTAGCTCCCAGGGACATAGTATCAAGAGCAATTCTTACTGAAGTAAAAGAAGGTAGAGGTTTCCCAGGCGGTTACGTAGGTTTAGACTTGACTCATTTGGGAGAAGATTACATCAAGGAAAGGTTAGCCTTAGCTTATGAAGCTGCTAAAAGTTTTGCTGGTATAGATGCAACAAAAGAAATGATTCCAGTAAGACCAGCACAACATTATTATATGGGTGGTATTGATGTTGATATAACTGGTAGAAATCCAGATTTAATTGGACTCTTTGCAGCTGGTGAAGCGGCTTGTGTTTCAGTACATGGTGCAAATAGACTAGGTTCTAATTCACTTCTTGAAACCTTAGTCTTTGGCAGAGAGACGGGAAGAAGTGTTGTAGAATTCTTAAAGAATTATACTGAACCTTCATCAGATATTGACAATGAAGCTGAAAAGATGGCTAATTCAGCTTACGATATAGTAAAAAGTGAGAGTGGAGTTCATTTTGGTGAAATATTAGAGAAGCTTAGAGATGTGATGTGGGATTATGTTGGAGTATTTAGAGATGAAAACGGTCTAAAAACCGCACTATCAGAAATTATTAAGCTCAGAGAAGATATGAAAAAAATGTATGTTTTAGACAAGTCTAAAGTATATAATACTGAATTCTATAACGCTCTTGAACTTAAAAATATGTTGGATTTAGCATTAGTGATAGCTCATTCAGCTTTAAATAGGAAAGAGTCAAGGGGTGCTCATTATAGATTAGATTACCCAGAAAGAGATGATCAGAATTGGTTGAAACATACTATAGCTTACTTAAGAGGAAATACAGTAGAAATAACCTATAAGCCAGTTAAAATTACAAAGTGGAAGCCAGAAGCTAGGGTGTATTAA
- a CDS encoding succinate dehydrogenase/fumarate reductase iron-sulfur subunit: MSLQNEEMEVVLKIKRYSQDKGYWWQEYKLKVDRFTQFTEALRRIKSEQDPTLAYRASCHMAVCGSCGMKINGEPRLACKTLVIDVAKKYGSNIITIEPMDYYKPVKDLIVDLDDFYQRMYKVKPRLYPHKDVIEGKAEQRLKPEDQRELWKFAQCIWCGLCVSACPSVKMDPEFLGPAAHAKGYRFLADPRDTITEERLKILIDSSWRCTYCYMCYNVCPRDIEPVTAIKKTRAYSKLTKDKTPVILTGEKHSEAIFNSLVETGKIEEAKVYLNTYGLLGSIRDFIYLFQTGKIKYALVKEKPVENISEIRKILSGDNK; this comes from the coding sequence ATGTCCCTCCAGAATGAAGAAATGGAAGTGGTTTTAAAAATAAAAAGATATTCACAAGATAAAGGATATTGGTGGCAAGAATACAAGTTAAAAGTAGATAGGTTTACTCAATTTACTGAGGCGTTAAGGAGAATAAAGAGCGAGCAAGATCCCACTTTAGCATATAGGGCTTCATGCCATATGGCTGTTTGTGGAAGTTGCGGAATGAAAATCAATGGAGAACCTAGATTAGCCTGCAAGACTTTAGTCATTGATGTTGCGAAGAAGTACGGCTCTAACATCATTACAATAGAGCCTATGGATTATTACAAGCCAGTAAAAGATCTCATTGTAGATCTAGATGATTTCTATCAGAGAATGTATAAAGTTAAACCAAGATTATATCCGCATAAAGACGTAATTGAAGGCAAGGCTGAACAAAGACTCAAACCAGAAGACCAAAGAGAACTTTGGAAATTTGCTCAATGCATTTGGTGTGGATTATGTGTTTCAGCATGTCCTAGTGTAAAAATGGATCCAGAATTTTTAGGCCCAGCTGCACATGCAAAGGGTTATAGATTCTTAGCTGATCCAAGGGATACAATAACTGAGGAAAGACTAAAGATACTTATAGATAGTTCATGGAGGTGTACTTATTGTTACATGTGTTATAATGTTTGTCCTAGAGATATAGAGCCAGTTACTGCAATAAAGAAAACTAGAGCATACAGCAAATTAACTAAAGATAAGACGCCAGTAATATTAACTGGAGAAAAGCATTCAGAAGCAATATTCAATTCTCTAGTTGAAACTGGAAAGATTGAAGAGGCTAAAGTTTATTTAAATACTTATGGGCTGTTAGGTTCTATAAGAGATTTTATATATCTGTTCCAAACTGGTAAGATTAAATATGCTTTAGTAAAAGAGAAACCAGTTGAAAATATAAGTGAGATCAGGAAAATTCTAAGTGGTGATAATAAATGA
- a CDS encoding CoB--CoM heterodisulfide reductase iron-sulfur subunit B family protein, with the protein MSYAYYPGCATHGLSKDVDIATRKVFETLGIKLEEVKDWNCCGGGFYDEYDEVGHIALNLRNLSIVEKMGYNKMITPCSVCLHSHRLATHKYKENKDLRKKVQERTKGTNINYSGKAEAEHIVWILVRDIGIQKIKEKVKKPLTGLRVAAYYGCQMLRPEEIMGFEPAFNPHSMEDLIAATGATPVTFPSSRSCCGFPLMGSNPNVGIKMAYNVLKGAKDQGADILVHPCSLCHLQLDSLQLKIKAEFNINWTLPAIYITQLLGLAFGFSADELGISNLAKQVLALKGVI; encoded by the coding sequence ATGAGTTATGCATATTACCCTGGTTGTGCAACACATGGTCTTTCTAAAGACGTTGATATAGCGACAAGAAAAGTATTTGAAACTTTAGGTATAAAGCTAGAAGAAGTTAAAGATTGGAATTGTTGCGGTGGTGGTTTTTACGATGAATACGATGAAGTAGGACATATAGCTTTGAACTTGAGAAACTTGTCTATTGTGGAGAAAATGGGATATAATAAGATGATTACACCTTGTAGCGTTTGCTTACATAGTCATAGACTAGCTACCCATAAATATAAAGAAAATAAAGATCTAAGGAAGAAAGTACAAGAGAGAACTAAGGGCACAAACATCAATTATTCGGGGAAAGCAGAGGCAGAACATATAGTTTGGATATTAGTGAGAGATATAGGAATACAAAAAATTAAAGAAAAAGTCAAAAAACCACTAACTGGTTTAAGGGTAGCAGCATATTATGGATGTCAAATGTTAAGACCAGAAGAAATAATGGGATTTGAACCAGCTTTTAACCCACATAGCATGGAAGATTTAATAGCCGCTACTGGGGCAACTCCAGTAACATTTCCTTCCTCAAGATCTTGTTGTGGATTTCCGTTAATGGGAAGTAATCCTAATGTAGGAATAAAAATGGCTTATAATGTTTTAAAGGGTGCAAAAGATCAAGGGGCCGATATATTAGTTCACCCATGTAGTTTATGCCATCTCCAATTAGATTCCTTACAGTTGAAAATTAAGGCAGAATTTAATATTAATTGGACTCTTCCAGCTATTTATATAACTCAGCTTTTGGGATTAGCCTTTGGATTTTCTGCTGATGAGCTTGGAATAAGTAACTTGGCAAAACAAGTTTTAGCACTAAAGGGTGTTATATAA
- a CDS encoding succinate dehydrogenase, translating into MSFEDRISDILTKIGATITKGWYTVSERPEKPPFGKELEYKVGELFWGKVHLRNEGDLYILVISKDVFNWKDKISQLKISGEVEDAAGGLLWIKENLDKLESDLKFIKEFLSSLKK; encoded by the coding sequence ATGTCATTCGAGGATAGAATAAGTGATATTTTAACTAAAATTGGTGCTACTATAACAAAGGGATGGTATACTGTAAGTGAAAGGCCAGAAAAACCACCATTTGGAAAAGAGCTTGAATACAAAGTTGGAGAACTATTTTGGGGTAAAGTACATTTAAGAAATGAAGGAGACTTATACATTTTAGTGATTTCCAAGGATGTTTTTAATTGGAAAGATAAAATATCTCAATTAAAAATTAGCGGAGAAGTAGAAGATGCTGCTGGAGGTCTGTTATGGATTAAAGAAAATTTAGACAAATTAGAAAGCGATCTGAAGTTTATCAAAGAATTCTTATCTTCACTTAAAAAATAA
- a CDS encoding VWA domain-containing protein produces the protein MSEEEEGFLRGIDYSDPLVRYRGERINYTLKKLSGRDLQLDENFLIDTYYIHYLPMPIPKTKEDIPKGKEIMYKFIDMMMNSPLVEENRNYSMVNSAVSMALSVSYVQNLVEELERIKRTSQSQEERQMAEQILNGLMKGSGSKEGQKQQQQQDMQQMEKMMKQVNDKALSKAIEDSESVRNLQKIIGGNGAGTGSILNFEGEIHEVLRLARNTEIKKILEFLSGMPRLGSFTKKRTTRFSRGELYGYEEGSDLERIVSSELALPEELFYVKLAESQLLLYQKRIKEVLGPIYLLLDKSGSMDGEKIIWAKAVALALYSRARRENRDFYIRFFDNIPYPLIKVPKNAKSKDVIKMIEYIGKIRGGGGTDISRSVISACEDIKEGHVKGVSEIILLTDGEDKIAETTVRRSLKEANSTLISVMIRGDNADLRRVSDQYLVVYKLDHEDLLKVVEA, from the coding sequence ATGAGTGAAGAGGAAGAAGGTTTTTTAAGAGGAATAGATTACTCTGATCCTTTAGTACGTTACCGTGGTGAAAGAATAAACTATACCTTAAAGAAGCTGAGCGGAAGAGATTTACAATTAGATGAAAATTTCCTAATTGATACATACTATATTCATTATTTACCAATGCCAATACCAAAAACAAAAGAAGATATACCTAAAGGAAAAGAAATAATGTACAAATTCATAGACATGATGATGAATTCACCTCTAGTTGAAGAAAACAGAAATTATTCAATGGTTAACTCAGCTGTTAGTATGGCTTTATCCGTTAGTTATGTACAAAACCTAGTTGAAGAGTTAGAAAGAATAAAAAGAACCTCACAATCCCAAGAAGAAAGACAAATGGCTGAACAAATATTAAACGGATTAATGAAAGGAAGCGGAAGTAAAGAGGGGCAAAAACAACAGCAACAACAAGATATGCAACAAATGGAGAAAATGATGAAACAAGTTAATGATAAAGCATTAAGTAAAGCAATAGAGGATTCTGAGTCTGTTAGAAACTTACAGAAAATTATTGGTGGTAATGGTGCTGGAACTGGATCTATCCTTAATTTTGAAGGGGAAATACATGAAGTCTTGAGATTAGCAAGAAACACAGAAATAAAGAAGATCCTTGAATTTCTAAGCGGTATGCCAAGATTAGGTAGCTTTACTAAAAAGAGAACCACAAGATTCTCAAGAGGAGAGCTTTACGGATATGAAGAAGGTTCGGATTTAGAAAGGATTGTATCATCAGAATTAGCTTTACCAGAAGAATTATTTTATGTAAAACTAGCTGAGTCACAGCTTTTGCTTTATCAAAAAAGAATAAAAGAAGTTTTAGGTCCAATATATTTACTATTAGATAAATCCGGAAGTATGGATGGAGAAAAGATTATATGGGCTAAGGCTGTAGCTCTAGCCTTGTACAGTAGAGCAAGAAGAGAAAATAGAGATTTCTATATAAGATTCTTTGATAATATTCCTTATCCTTTAATTAAAGTTCCTAAGAATGCTAAAAGCAAAGATGTAATCAAAATGATTGAATATATAGGTAAAATTAGAGGTGGGGGAGGTACAGATATTAGTAGATCTGTGATTTCAGCTTGCGAAGATATAAAGGAAGGGCATGTTAAAGGAGTTAGTGAAATTATATTATTAACTGATGGAGAAGATAAAATAGCTGAAACAACGGTTAGAAGATCATTAAAAGAAGCTAACTCCACTTTAATTAGTGTAATGATTAGAGGAGATAATGCAGATTTAAGAAGAGTTTCAGATCAATATTTAGTAGTATATAAACTTGACCATGAAGATTTATTAAAAGTCGTAGAAGCATGA
- a CDS encoding AAA family ATPase yields MGISVSSNQQLLEYPKKFVELLAAPFIGREEEAKVITLALLSKEHVILIGEPGTAKSALARRAAELLNAKFFMYLLTKYTEPAELFGALDINALKQGLYKRITKDRLPESEIAFLDEIFNANSAILNALLSLLNERVIYDGYNVIKVPLRTLISASNRVPDEPELDALYDRLLLRHYAKPVSEDLWKDLINSAWDYEFSNKWIVKEPFMSVKQLDELYNLIPQVDLSAVKSKLLKLYAMLEEKGIHLTDRRKGKVLKIVSAHAILNGRIKAIEEDLIVLKYIAPKEIDDFEKVSALLSEELKTPIKYMKELNEIYSNIKEASKYVDAANDSDPRLIELIRSLRATRDRVLALGKESGDEKVEEFSKEVVKEIDVLLEKVARKLGIYT; encoded by the coding sequence TTGGGAATAAGTGTGAGTAGCAATCAACAATTATTAGAATATCCTAAAAAATTTGTTGAATTACTAGCAGCACCATTCATAGGAAGAGAAGAAGAAGCAAAAGTCATTACACTAGCTTTGCTATCCAAAGAACACGTTATATTAATAGGAGAACCTGGAACAGCAAAGTCAGCCTTAGCAAGAAGAGCCGCTGAACTATTAAATGCAAAATTCTTTATGTATTTATTAACAAAATATACTGAGCCAGCTGAACTCTTTGGAGCTTTAGACATTAACGCATTAAAACAAGGTCTATATAAAAGAATTACTAAAGATAGATTACCAGAAAGTGAAATTGCTTTTTTAGACGAGATATTTAATGCCAATTCCGCTATACTAAACGCACTACTTTCCCTATTAAACGAGAGAGTAATTTATGACGGTTACAATGTTATAAAAGTCCCCTTAAGAACGTTAATCTCAGCCAGCAATAGAGTTCCAGATGAGCCAGAACTAGATGCACTGTATGATAGACTTTTGTTAAGACATTATGCTAAGCCAGTAAGTGAAGATTTGTGGAAAGATTTAATAAATTCTGCATGGGATTACGAGTTCTCTAATAAATGGATTGTTAAAGAACCATTTATGAGTGTTAAACAGTTAGATGAATTATATAATTTAATACCACAAGTTGATCTATCAGCTGTTAAAAGTAAATTACTAAAACTTTATGCAATGCTTGAAGAAAAAGGAATTCATTTAACAGATAGAAGAAAAGGTAAAGTATTAAAGATCGTATCTGCTCATGCAATTTTAAATGGTAGAATAAAAGCTATAGAAGAAGATTTGATTGTTTTAAAGTATATTGCTCCAAAAGAAATCGATGATTTCGAAAAAGTATCAGCGTTATTATCAGAAGAGTTAAAGACTCCTATAAAATACATGAAAGAATTAAATGAAATTTACTCTAACATTAAAGAAGCAAGTAAATATGTAGATGCTGCTAATGATTCAGATCCAAGGTTAATTGAATTAATAAGAAGTTTAAGAGCTACAAGAGATAGAGTGCTTGCCTTAGGAAAAGAAAGTGGAGATGAAAAAGTTGAAGAGTTTTCAAAGGAGGTTGTAAAGGAAATTGACGTGTTATTAGAAAAAGTGGCTAGAAAGTTGGGGATATATACATGA
- a CDS encoding OB-fold nucleic acid binding domain-containing protein — MGEEKINNLKPGMENVNVVVRVLEASEAKVIQTKNGARTISEAIVGDDTGRIKLTLWGKLAGSIKEGMVVKIDNAWTTAYKGKVQLNAGSKSQISEVNDNSFPQADQIPENTPSAGEYKRPFRGGRRQGRGGRRPRFEEEGGEEE, encoded by the coding sequence ATGGGAGAAGAAAAAATAAATAATCTAAAACCTGGAATGGAAAATGTAAACGTAGTTGTAAGAGTTTTAGAGGCATCAGAGGCTAAAGTAATACAAACAAAGAATGGTGCAAGAACGATAAGTGAAGCGATTGTTGGAGACGATACTGGAAGAATAAAATTAACTTTATGGGGTAAATTAGCTGGTTCAATAAAAGAAGGAATGGTTGTAAAGATCGATAATGCGTGGACAACTGCATATAAGGGTAAAGTACAATTAAATGCTGGAAGTAAGTCTCAAATTTCTGAAGTAAATGATAATTCATTTCCACAAGCAGATCAAATTCCTGAAAATACTCCTTCTGCAGGTGAGTATAAGAGACCCTTTAGGGGTGGAAGAAGACAAGGTAGAGGTGGAAGGAGACCAAGATTTGAGGAGGAAGGTGGTGAAGAAGAATGA
- a CDS encoding PqqD family protein, with protein sequence MNFEEVKDLKPQKIGEFLDKSEDGEGYIVKVSEDKVYELAPIAYYVWDLCDGNKTVDQIVTQISQEANLSVDQVRDPILMVLDELKKASLISM encoded by the coding sequence ATGAATTTTGAAGAGGTAAAAGATTTAAAACCTCAAAAAATTGGTGAATTTCTAGATAAAAGTGAAGATGGGGAAGGCTATATAGTTAAGGTTTCAGAAGATAAAGTTTACGAGTTAGCTCCTATAGCTTATTATGTATGGGATTTATGTGATGGGAATAAGACCGTAGATCAGATTGTAACTCAAATTAGTCAAGAGGCAAACTTATCAGTTGATCAAGTTCGTGACCCAATATTAATGGTTTTAGACGAATTGAAGAAGGCATCACTTATAAGTATGTAA
- the glp gene encoding gephyrin-like molybdotransferase Glp encodes MRAILDDKNLLSAEEALKIYINSTLPRPLGEEEVDILNALNRVSAEDILSPIDLPPFSRSTVDGYAVRDSETPGEFKLIGKISIGEYKEVRIKEKEAVEVDTGAIIPDNASAVVKVEETEKNGDIIVVKKKMRFGENIGWLGSDIPRGFEILRKGEIITPEKIALLAAVGIRKVKVFKKPKIFIITTGDELIEPGLPLAKGKIYESNSFYLYAKLMSEGYDVIGYTHVKDDKSAIKSELEKALQKADIVILTGGTSAGEKDYVHQVIRELGKIIVHGLKFKPGKPTILATVNNKPVIGLPGNIVSTIMITERVIIKYLSILAGKEFADQYQVKATLMNDVKADKNRYTYVPVYLFIKNDKYYALSVPFDSYMIGTFASADGYIGLEPGKELKEGEEVLVYIKRIDLRPVYIGEEEPTILKELKEFRKIPLGSFPALKALKYGIGDIVVISKLYESSVAGDFTFTRKILQNGEGDKIGYHEWIGLSKLIDSPSIRLRYISLSVNFLGRATVIAPATVINEGKEITKEELVIIVSKNEYKSKLKTFFE; translated from the coding sequence ATGCGAGCTATTTTAGATGATAAAAATTTACTTTCAGCTGAAGAAGCTTTAAAAATTTACATAAATTCTACTTTACCTAGACCATTAGGAGAGGAAGAAGTTGATATATTAAATGCCTTAAACAGAGTTTCTGCTGAAGATATTCTATCACCTATTGACTTACCTCCTTTTTCTCGATCTACAGTGGATGGATATGCTGTAAGAGATTCTGAAACTCCAGGGGAATTTAAACTAATTGGTAAGATTAGCATTGGTGAGTATAAAGAAGTAAGAATAAAAGAAAAAGAGGCGGTTGAGGTTGATACTGGTGCTATTATACCAGATAATGCTTCTGCTGTAGTTAAAGTTGAAGAAACCGAGAAAAATGGAGATATAATTGTTGTAAAGAAAAAGATGAGGTTTGGGGAAAATATAGGATGGTTAGGTAGTGATATTCCAAGAGGTTTTGAAATTTTAAGGAAGGGTGAAATTATAACCCCAGAAAAAATCGCATTACTTGCGGCAGTAGGAATTAGGAAAGTAAAAGTCTTCAAAAAGCCTAAGATTTTCATTATAACCACTGGAGACGAACTTATTGAACCTGGTCTTCCTCTTGCGAAAGGCAAGATTTACGAGTCCAATTCATTCTATTTATATGCCAAATTGATGTCAGAAGGATATGATGTTATTGGATATACGCATGTTAAGGATGATAAGAGTGCAATTAAAAGCGAACTTGAAAAGGCTTTACAGAAGGCTGATATAGTTATTCTTACTGGTGGCACTAGTGCTGGAGAAAAAGATTATGTTCATCAAGTAATAAGAGAATTAGGAAAAATAATAGTTCATGGATTGAAGTTCAAGCCAGGGAAGCCAACTATCTTAGCAACTGTGAATAATAAGCCAGTTATAGGCTTGCCCGGAAATATAGTGTCAACAATTATGATAACAGAGAGAGTCATTATTAAGTACTTATCCATTTTAGCCGGAAAGGAATTTGCAGATCAATATCAAGTTAAGGCTACTTTAATGAATGATGTTAAAGCTGATAAGAATCGTTATACTTATGTTCCAGTCTATTTATTTATAAAGAATGATAAATATTATGCATTAAGTGTTCCTTTTGATAGTTATATGATAGGAACTTTTGCTTCAGCTGATGGTTACATAGGTTTAGAACCTGGTAAAGAACTTAAAGAGGGAGAGGAAGTTTTAGTCTATATAAAGAGAATTGATTTACGTCCAGTTTATATTGGTGAGGAGGAACCAACTATTTTGAAAGAACTTAAGGAATTCAGAAAAATACCGTTAGGATCTTTTCCAGCATTAAAAGCACTTAAATATGGAATTGGTGACATAGTAGTAATCAGTAAGCTTTATGAGTCTTCAGTTGCTGGAGATTTCACTTTTACTAGAAAGATACTTCAAAACGGAGAAGGCGATAAGATAGGTTATCATGAGTGGATAGGGTTAAGTAAACTTATTGATTCTCCTTCGATAAGATTACGGTATATTTCTCTATCAGTAAACTTTCTTGGTAGAGCTACTGTAATTGCTCCTGCTACTGTAATTAATGAAGGAAAAGAAATAACAAAAGAAGAATTAGTAATAATAGTTAGTAAAAATGAATATAAGTCAAAGCTTAAAACTTTCTTTGAGTAA